TGAACAGTAGTTAATTCTGCCAACAGTGACATGTGACAGCATACTGAGGTATTAACCAGGGAAGTTTACCCAACCTTTAGTATCCAAGGGTTTTATTGGGGGTCAGGCATGTAGGCTTGGAGTGACCTTGGTTACTTAGGCTCCAGCCCTTCCAGAGGTATACTGATACAGCTAGCCTTAGGTCCCAACTATAAATCATATTGTGAGCCTGAACTTTTTGATGTGGTCCAAGCccccaaagtatataaagatacTCTTATCATGCAGGGCTTGTAGGTTATTTTCCAGGAGTTGGTCAAAGGCCagtcatttctttgaaatgtgcAGGGTTTGAACACCCCAAACCTGCTGAGTTAACCCTTTATTGCACAGAACTTTTAGGCTATGGGTATTGCATTGCTtaatagaaaattcaaagaataagAATTTTGAGAAGATTAAGCAAAGCAGaagtaatgtatttaaaaataacaattggaAAAGTATAATGGCATAAATGAAATAGGCTAAAACATGATTCTtagtataaaaagaattaaataaaatccgAACAGTAGTTAGCTTAtgctgggaaaaggagagaaagcattATTTGGCAAGTTGCAGTGCAAACATATTTAGAAATTAGGCTGTGcaaatattgaaatttttaaaacttagagcaacatgaaataaaacagataaaataggTATATcgtgttcatagattggaagaccTTTAAACTGTTTTATTCTAACCAATTTGTTTAAACACAGGATGGTGTAAGATCTTTTCTAATAGGTATTAAAGAGTTGTAAATCTGTTGTAACTGGTATAGAGTGGCACTGGTGTGTAGATAATTATGGACCtttgaaagaaaatagacaaCACAGAAGCAATTGCATATTTTAAGGACAACTATTTATGAAAAGTGTGACAGTGGCATTTTGTCCCAGCTTTATATCCTTCCACAAAAGTCACTTTTGAGTGGACTGAATCTGAATTGTATGAGGCAAAactaaataatttagaaatacaggagaaaatttttattattctgtgtagggaaaatttaaaaccaaaaaaacattgAATATATGGGAAAAGACATAAACTgtattaaaattcagaatttcttGACAtcataaaaagcattaaaaaagaaaccacactGTAGCAGAATCTGTACGTGGAACCAAGGCAGGGCTAATATTCAGATAAGAAGATATTCTGCAAACCTTTGAGGAAAAAGGCAGGCAACCCAACAGAGAAATGGGTATAAGACTTAATAAGGAACTTCCCAGGTAGAAATCCAAATGTTAAGTAATGGGGAAACTATTTTACCTACACCTCGTCAATTGTGAAAGAGACGCAAATGAAATGCAGTGTGCTACAGCTATGCGTTTATTTATAAGACTGGCAGAAATTCCAGGTTTGGGAGTATTGGGAGTCAGTGAGAAGGTGAAATATCAAAGTACCTTCTCTACTGCTGTGCACTTGAAATTGGtgcaatcacttttttttttttaaggttttagcaattttaggttcacagcaaaattgaaaaagaaggtACAGATATTTCTCAtatgcctcctgcccccacataagtgtaaccactttttaaaacatatttcattggggtatagttgacatataatattaaattagtttccaGGTACAATCACTTCTGTAATGGATGGACCTTTGTTCCTAGCTATATTCTCTTGAGAAAGTGTGTTTCTGTGCTCTAGGAAGAATGtgaggattttttccccctgtaatgAAAAGCAAATACCCAGGAACAGATGACTGAAGAGTAAGttgtaaataaattacataaataggGAATTTTCCAAGTTATAGCTCCAAGCAAgtacatgaatgaatctcacagTTTTGAACAAAAGAattaatgattccatttatgtaaagttaattttttttagagttgcACATACATATAAGTGTATACAGAAATGTGAGGAAAtgatttttgttgaatatttGAGGGAAATGAGTTGTCTCGAAATGTGAAGGAAGTTGTGCCCAGGAAAGAATATGTGAGGTCTCTGGGAGCCAGGCAGCTTATATACCATGCACTAGAGAGTGGTTGTATAGGAATTCATGTATGTCATCAGTTAACTTATACTGAAGAGatttatgtgtatttgttttagttttcattttttgaaggtTAGAAAGAGACAAAGTAATGTGTGGGGGATACTTGCTATATATATTCCTGACAGATTCGTTTGTTTCTATAAAAGTTCagatcttgtcatttgctttCTTAGTATGAACCTTCATGACCCTGTTTATAATGGCATTCTTCATCTCAAGCAGTTCATAtctctccttgttttatttttcttctatgcaCTTATCAACTCTTCCTATTTCTGAAATCATATCTGAAAATCTCCACTTACCTGTACTATTTGACATTGTCATAGGGGTTGCTTCTTTTTCCCATACATTTTCTGCTTTCTGTGATGGTAGTAATCACGATTCCTGAAATCATTCCCTCTTTGGTTTTAATCCCACTTTTGTCTGTGCTTCTCTAAGAGCTTATTCACATTTGCTGGCCTGTTTAAAAGTTATTATCTTTAGTGCTTCAAATATAATGAGGCATGGAATAGGTATTTCCTATATCCATAAATGGATGTTTATGAGTAAACAGATTTTGATTCCCAGTTTCTTTCTCCTCCTATGGCACATAAACCTAGGGTTTACATAAtacttaatatatgaaatttgaagtACTTACATTTTAGTGACTGTCAAATTATGAACCcctcttgtatttctttgttgCCTGCCACAATGTCAGGGCTTAAGCCAGTCTCCTAAGTGTTATCCATCTATGTGACATGCTTCCACACACCACTTTTCATCATCATATGTTTTTTCTGTACAGGttcttaaataaattcattaatttttagcaTCTGTCTCTGAACAGTCTGTCTTATTTCTGCTCTTCTTCCCTTCATGCCTTGTCCTTTCCCATAATTTAAGCCTTTTTGCTTAATCCTGATGACTTTGCCCCACCTCAGGGCAGCTGTACTTCTGTGTCGGGGATTTGGATTCTTTGTTCTCAGAATGGCCAAACAAAATCTAATTTTTCCCTCACAATTCAaaaatccttgtctttttccactTCTTTCATAATATTTGGTCCTACTGTCCTGCTTGCATAACTTCTTCCATAAGTTTTGTCCTACTCTCACGCTCTCATGTTTTTCCTACTATCCTCCTATCAGGAAATCACTTTCAATTTCTGAATTGACTATCTCTGTCATCCTCATACTGATCTTTCAGCACTTCCCAACATTGTAGTTTTCCTTTGTACTTAATCTTTTCATATTCTCACTGCCTATGACATTACCCAAAACTATAGCCCTGCTCTATAACACCTTGATTATTCTTATTCCTAGTTCAAGTTAATTGTTACATAATGCATCAAGTTCATCTTGCTCCGAAGTGACCAAATAACCTATGTGGCACATAAACATAGGGTTTACATAATACTTAACATATGAAATGTAAAGCAGTTACTTTTAGTGACTATTAAATTATGAACCcctcttgtattttttctgttgCCTGCCATGATGTCAGGGCTTACACAATCCAGTCTCCTAAGTATTATCCATCCATGTgacattcttctacatgtcactTTTCATCATTATATGTTTTTTCCATACAAGTTCTTAAATAAACTCATTAAATTGCTTAGCATGCCTGACCCAAATTTaagatccctctctctctcttttcattactGCACATTGTAAGTTTTGGGTAAGATGccttcttctataaaatgatcATGCAACATTTTAGTTtactttaatttctcctttttgtaaTCTTCCAAAGAGCACTTTTCCCTGCCTAGAAATCCACTAAAAAGATTTATTCTTCTATACCCTagtatgtaatataaataaatactttacaaTTGCATAGTGGACTAACTCCAAAACCAGATAGAGGAGAGGTATTTCATATTGATGCATACTGAAAGCACTATCCCAAATGCAGATGCCCAAGTTAGGTTTTTGTTCCCCTATCAGTTATATATAATTAACATGTAATTATTTAGTTACATGTAATTACTTATTCTGCTGTATCGTGGGTTACCAGTCTCATGAAATtgtgcttttttggtttttttttttgagaggagaaagtgtgagtgggggaaaggggcagagggagagagagaatcttaagcaggctccacgggaagtgtggagcctgatttggggctcagtctcatgaccatgagatcatgacctgagcccagatcaagagtcggatgcttaactgactgagccacccaggtgcccagagattGTGTGCTTCttaactagaaaaaatatataaattcttacTCAGTGTACCTTAATGACCTGAAAGTTTTCTAAATGATGTAAGCTCAAAAGCATGTTTGTAAGAGTCTTCTCACTGAGGTGTCAGTAGTTTGACTCACTTAGCACAGTCTTTTTCCTGAGCTCCGAGATTGTCCTTTGTTGATGGCACAAATTCTTCTGGTCTAGCTTATAGCAGAGCTTTCAAGCAAGCATCAGAGTTAAACAGAAACCACCTTTACATATCAGAATTGTAATGGCTGTGGCTAATTTGTTACTAATTTTCAAGTGGGAAAAGTCTGATGTAGGTTCGTAATAAGAATAATGCACTGACAAGGAAATTTGATTATTTCTGTGATAGAAAAAcctaataaagctatttttaaagaacagtttaaGGCAAAATTTCTTTAATGACAGTGTAATAAGCCTTTTTACAAAGAAGTGAATATTACATTTGATTCATTAAAAtgcatgaataaaattttatagagGGAAATCTTGTCATACAGCAGTAATCCTGAGACATAATACATCAATAATATACCATTAATGTATATGAATATCAAGTAAAGagattcagtaagtctggagtAGAGCTCAGGGAAGTAAGTCTGAAATCCATTCCCAGTTGAAAATTACTGACCTGAAAGATACTAGAGgtgtaaataagtaaaattttggCCAAGGAAACATTGAAAATCATAACAAATAACTGACCATTCTATACTTTTATTGGCTAATATTATGGAAAGTATTGTCAGCACTCTGATAAATATAGGAAAACTTGTTAGAagtttctgtttaattttctgtGAATGTTTTGAACAGTGAAGGCATTGACAGATCtatacaaatttattttgcatacaatttccaaaatatttgtattaataatattttacatgttCAAATTCAACACAAAGCAGGGTGAGCATCTCTTCTGATTTGTCTGTCTTTCCATGGAACTCTTGAAATAGTAACACATTAAAGAAACCTGATTAATTCtagtatttctttaatttttatttgaaatagtgTAGATCAGAGGAAGTAGCAAAAATAGTGCAAATACTTAGGGTACCCTTCAACCACCTTCCTCCAGTGGTGACATCCTGGTAGCTGTAGTAGagtatcaaaaccaggaaactaaTGTTGGTACATTATTGctaatgtacacacacacatacctctgTGCAGTTATAGCCCACGAATAGGTTTATGTAACTGCCACCACAGTTAAGATACAAAATTGTGAACATTACCATAAAAGAACGCTGGTGCTGCCTTTTTGTATTcacgctcccccaccccaccccccaagtggTTGCCTTTGtctcccctggtaaccactaatctctctatttctatagttttgccatttcaagaaataaatggaatcatgcatcATATAACATTTTGAGATTTGCTTTTTTGTACCAATCATaatccatttgaaatttaaattattccatgtatcaatttcttttttattaaaaaaatttttttttaatgtttacttatttttgagagagagagagagagagagagagacagagcatgaacaggggaggggcagagagagagggagacacggaatgtgaagcaggctccaggctctgaggtgttagcacagaccctgatgcaggacttgaactcacaaactgtgagatcatgacctgagccagtcagatgcttaaccaactgaaacacccaggcatccctacaggAACACAATCTTAAAGTTGAATTTCTTGAattggaagtcagatgcttaatcgactgagccacccatgtgcccccccccccaccccatgtatcaatttcattcttttttaaggctgagtagtactccattgtatgatGTGCcaaagtttcttcatttattaaccCATGGaaggatacttgggttgtttccagtatttCTCTGTTATAAATAAGGCAGCTGTgggtatttgtatgtatattttttgtgtgaacataattttcatttctccgGGATAAGTACCCAAAAGTTGCAATTTCAGGTTCATGGGGTaggcacatttttaatttaaaaagatattgccACTGATTTTCTGGAGAGGCTGTACCGTTTACATTCTTAACATCACGGtgtgagatacattttttttctgaatcatcaCCAGCATttgctattatttctattttttatctgtttcagTAGGTTTatagtgatatcttattgtgatATCTTGTGTAGTGAAATTTAGTTTCTGcttccctaatggctaataatgttgGATGGCTATTTATGTGCTTATGTGCTATATGTATATCCTTCTTTAGTGAAATACCTGTTCTGTCTTTTGTCCGTTATAAAATGGACTTGTTGGAtatgtggcttgcaaatattttctgtaggtCTTTCATAGtacaaacatttttcattttgatgaaatcctatttaatgcatttcttttagaatggattattatttcttctaagaACTCCTTGCCTAGCCCTGGGtctcaaactttttctttttttttccctctcaaaagttttatagttttatgctttacatttaaatccatattaatatttttgcctATGGATGTCCGGTTGtttaccatttgttgaaaaaaaactGTCCTTTCATTGAATTGCTTTTATACCTTAGTCAAAAATCCATGGACTGTGTTGGTcagatttttggttttcttttttttttttttttttttatatgaaatttattgtcagattggtttccatgcaacacccagtgctcatcccaaaaggtgccctcctcaatacccatcacccaccctcccctccctcccaccccccatcaaccctcagtttgttctcagtttttaacagtctcttatgctttggctctctcccactctaacctcttttttttttttttccttcccctcccccatggtcttctgttaagtttctcaggatccacataagagtgaaaccatatggtatctgtctttctctgtatggcttatttcacttagcatcacactctccagttccatccacgttgctacaaaaggccatatttagatttttggttttcttttctgttttcattgatctatgtttaCATTTCCTTGTCAGTACCACactcttgattactatagctacTTAATAAGGCCTAACATATCATagactttattcttctttgacAAAATTTTTTCAGCTATTgtggtttctttgcctttttatatatagtttagaACAAgattatctatatatatataaaacgaATCTTGCTGGAATTTTGGTAGGAtgtgcattaaatgtatagaacaattttggggaaattttcttTAGTAGATTGACTCTTATAGTCCACAACAAAGcttgtttctccatttatttagatctttctaGATCTAAGGTTAGATCTTTATGtagatttctttcattagtgttttgtgACTTTCAGTACACAGATCCTGTATGTGGTATTTTAGGTTTATACCtcggtaattttttttctcttttttttaaattttcttttttattttttaaaatttacatccaaattagttagcatatagtgcaacaataatttcaggagtagattccttagtgccccttacccttttcgcccaccccccccccccacatcccctccagtaaccctcagtttgttctccatatttatgagtctcttctgttttgtccccctccctgtttttatattatttttgttccccttcccttatggtcatatgttttgtatcttaaagtcctcatatgcgtgaagtcatatgatttttgtctttctctgactaatttcacttagcataataccctccagttccatcgatgtagttgcaaatggcaagatttcattctttttgattgccgagtaatactccattgtatatctataccacctcttctttatccattcatccattgagggacatttgggctctttccatactttggctattgttgatagtgctgttataaacatgggggtgcatgtgtccctttgaaatggcacacctgtatcccgtggataaatgcctagtagtgcaattgctgggtcgtggggtagttctgtttttaattttttgaggaacctccatactgttttccagagtggcttgcaccagcttgcattcccaacctAGGTAATTTTTAGATTTgactatacaaatatattttatatttttccctgaAGGATATCTAGATTAAGACTCATGCAAAGTCAGAAATGTGGTGTAAATTAGGAAAGAAGGTAAGTGTAAGATTGTTTTTTGAGTTTCCCTCCCTAAATGGGGGAAGGTAGCCTGACGAGACATTGCTGAAAATATTCTGGTCTTATAGAATTGTAGAGTGATAGTTTCAACTTCTTAAGTATATGCAGGTagtgtaaaattttgttttctagaaagaTACCTCTTAACTCTTTCATTctcctcaccctcccacccccctcaccaTCCCCAGGTAGTGGGCTCTGGACCATCTTAGGTTTAGCAGAGGCCTGACATTACATAGAGTATGGGTAGCAGGATGGTTATAGtcaaatatatacagtattttttaatgataGGTAAATATAATAGATATTTCCATAATTTAAGGGAGCAGATTGAAATGTGATTCTTAAGGTTCTCACAGTTGGTAGACCAGATATGTTGAAAAGTACATAGAAAGCTGAGTTAAATATGGGACAAGGTTAAAACTAGTTTCAAGAACATGAGTGTGCACGTGAAAAGGTGAAACTTTGGATTTGGTGTCAATAAAGGTTTACTTTTGAACAAACTAATACAAACCAAAATACCAGAACGTTGAGTCTAATCCAGGTGAAAACATGTCTTCCTCCAGTCTCTTTTACACTTTATATGGGGCATTTATGGTTTTGAGAATAAGGAGAGGAGATATTTGTGCCATGAATTCTTGGTGTTTATATGTGGAATGGAAATAGGGTCCCTCCAAATGGAAGCATGTTACATAATGAGTGTCCCTCCATTTTAATCTATATATTTGATAGTATAAGAAATAGATTCTGATGGTGGCCTTAATTCATACCCTGTCTCTGCTGGAACCCTTATGAAACCCTTgggcatgattttttaaattctcagtttGAATTCATTCTCCTCTTGATTTTCCTGTTGCTAGTAACCAACTCTCTTAAAACCCTTACATTCCCAATTCATCATTCCTTTTGTTTATACCCACTTCTCTTCCCAAGTTTGAAAGTTATATAATCTAAATGCCAAATCCTTATGATATTCACTTCCAGATTCTCTCCCTACTCCTTTTCCACTACAGTGGGATCTCTCCCTGAAGGAAAGTGAATATAGTTAATATgtactgtattgtatactgtGTTGTTGGGAGACTTAGCCGGAAACAAAAATGTCAATAACTTAATAGGGCATTTGTATATAAgtcctttttatataaaaattttaagtttcataaggaatttttaactttctcatttttaggAGACTGCCAACTTGGTCTTTTAGAGAAGAGCCAGGAAAGCCAACACAAATATTTCTGTCAAGTCTTattcaacaacaagaaaacattaACTACAGAGCAAGATAAAATTTCAGGAAAACCAGTTCATCGGGGCATAGACATTTTTCCTTCAAGAAAAATGATCTCTAAATGTGACACTGATGTTCCTACATGCTTGGATCTCTATCTTTTGACCCCATATAGTTACTTAACCAAAGAGGCTTATGAGTTTAATGCATCTTCTTTCAATACTAGCAATGAGAGAACGAATAGTGGAGAGAAATATTTTGATTACAATCAAGATTTGCAAGTGTTTAGTCATGTGGAGGAACTTATTCAGGATCAGACTTTTCAGATTTTGGGGCAGTCTTTTGAACATAATGAACATGATAATGCTTTCCATGATAAGGCAACTTCCATTAAATGTAAGAGTGCCCACATACAAGAGGGATCTTATAAATTTGGAAAAAACTTATGTGATAAATCAAACATGGTCTCTCCAAATATTCACATAGAGAAGAGTCATTCTGAATTTGATGAAGATGCATGTATTAAAACCGGGAACAGTTTTAGTAAGGTTACTCCACTTCAGAGAACTGAAACAGGAGAGAAAACTTTAGGTCAAAAAGCACATTTCAGAGAAtatcagagaactcacacaggagTGAAATCCTTTGAATGTGGAAAAAACTTAAACCACAATTTAGCAATTACAGTGCAAGAGAGGACTCCCACAATAGAGACATCTTGTGATAATGACACTTATAGGGAAACTTTCAGTTCTCAGTCGGCTTTCAGTCTACATCAGAGAATTCCCAGGAGACAAAAACAGTATGAGAGCAATGAATGTCAAGAATCTTTCTCTAGAAGTTCATCCCTCATTGTACATCAAAGAACTCCCACAAGTgagaagccctatgaatgtaatgaatgtgggagaGCTTTTTCCAGGAAATCATCCCTAGTAGGGCATCAGAGAAAACACAGAGCGGGGAAACCCTATAAATGTAAAGGACGCAGGAAAGCTTTTACCTATATGGCATGCCTCAGAGTGCATCAGACAATtcacacaggggagaaaccctatgaatgtaatgaatgtgggaaaacttTCACCCAGAAGTCAAGCCTTGGAatacatcagagaactcacacaggagagaaactctatgaatgtaatgaatgtgggaagtcTTTGGCCTACCAACAACACTTCAGaggacatcagagaattcatGCAGTGGAGAAATCCTATGGATGTATTAAATCGGGTAAAACTTTCAGCCATAAGGCAAGCCTTGGAATgcatcagagaactcacacagggGAAAATCtatatgaatgtaatgaatgtgggaaaacttTCACCTGCATGTCGCACCTTAGAAGACATGAGAGAACTCATACAGGGAGGAAGCCCTATCGATGTATAGAATGTGGGAAAACTTTCCTCTGGGAGAAAATCCTGAAGATACATTGGAGAATTCACACAGGGGAGAAACCTTATgcatgtaatgaatgtgggagaGCTTTTACCTACATGTCACAACTCAGAGCACATCAGAAAAAGCACACAGGGCAGAAACCCCATGAATGTAATGAGTGTGGGAAGGCTTTCACCCGGAGGTCAAGCCTTGCAatacatcagagaactcacacaggggagaaaccctatgaatgtaatgaatgtgggaaagcttaCAGCTGGAAGTCTAGCCTTGAACtacatcagagaactcacacaggggagaagccctatgaatgtaatgaatgtcAGAAAGCTTTCACTCAGAAGTCAAGCCTTGTAATACATCGGAAAAGTCACACAGGGGAAAAACCCTATAAATGTAATGAGTGTGGGAAAGCTTACACCTGGAAGTCAAGTCTTGCACtacatcagagaactcacacagcAGACAGACTCcacaaatgtaatgaatgtgggaaagctttcacCTGCATGTCACGCCTCCGAGGACATCAGAAAatccacacaggagagaaaccctatgaatgtataGAATGTGGGAAAACCTTCCTCTGGAAGTCATTCCTGAGAatacatcagagaattcacacaggagagaaaccctatgaatgtaatgtATGTCGGAAAGCTTATACCTGGAAGTCAAACCTTGAACtacatcagagaactcacacaggggagaagcccCATGAATGTAATCACTGTGGGAAGACTTTCACCCAGAAGTCAAGCCTTATAatacatcagagaactcacacaggagagaaaccctatgaatgtaatgaatgtggaaaagcttACACCTGCATGTCACGCCTCAGaggacatcagagaattcacacagggGAGAAACTTTATGAGTGTATTGAATGTGGTAAAACTTTCATCTGGAAGTCAATCCTGAGAATGCACTGGAGGAGGCATACACAGGAGAAGCCATacgaatgtaatgaatgtgggagaGCTTTCACGTACAAACACCACTTTAGAatacatcagagaattcacactggggagaaaccctataaatgtaATGAGTGTGGGAAAGCTTACACCCAGAAGTCAAGCCTTATAATACATCAGAGAAATCACACTGGGGAAAAACCccatgaatgtaatgaatgtgggaaagctttcacCTGCATGTCACGCCTCCGAGGACATCAGAAAATCCACACAACGAAGAAACCCTATAAATGTATAGAATGTGGGAGAACATTCCTCTGGAAGTCATTGCTGAGAACACATCAGAG
Above is a window of Panthera tigris isolate Pti1 chromosome D4, P.tigris_Pti1_mat1.1, whole genome shotgun sequence DNA encoding:
- the LOC107178962 gene encoding LOW QUALITY PROTEIN: zinc finger protein 658B-like (The sequence of the model RefSeq protein was modified relative to this genomic sequence to represent the inferred CDS: inserted 2 bases in 1 codon); the encoded protein is MLVVTCQVTPILWQSQEENTVQFTFSLASQLSLYSPLHFPKSSSMNTSQVSVSFKDVTVEVTQEEWHQMDPAQRTLYRDVMLENYSHLVSLGYCFIKPEVIFRLEQGEDPWLLEDEFLNRSYLGDCQLGLLEKSQESQHKYFCQVLFNNKKTLTTEQDKISGKPVHRGIDIFPSRKMISKCDTDVPTCLDLYLLTPYSYLTKEAYEFNASSFNTSNERTNSGEKYFDYNQDLQVFSHVEELIQDQTFQILGQSFEHNEHDNAFHDKATSIKCKSAHIQEGSYKFGKNLCDKSNMVSPNIHIEKSHSEFDEDACIKTGNSFSKVTPLQRTETGEKTLGQKAHFREYQRTHTGVKSFECGKNLNHNLAITVQERTPTIETSCDNDTYRETFSSQSAFSLHQRIPRRQKQYESNECQESFSRSSSLIVHQRTPTSEKPYECNECGRAFSRKSSLVGHQRKHRAGKPYKCKGRRKAFTYMACLRVHQTIHTGEKPYECNECGKTFTQKSSLGIHQRTHTGEKLYECNECGKSLAYQQHFRGHQRIHAVEKSYGCIKSGKTFSHKASLGMHQRTHTGENLYECNECGKTFTCMSHLRRHERTHTGRKPYRCIECGKTFLWEKILKIHWRIHTGEKPYACNECGRAFTYMSQLRAHQKKHTGQKPHECNECGKAFTRRSSLAIHQRTHTGEKPYECNECGKAYSWKSSLELHQRTHTGEKPYECNECQKAFTQKSSLVIHRKSHTGEKPYKCNECGKAYTWKSSLALHQRTHTADRLHKCNECGKAFTCMSRLRGHQKIHTGEKPYECIECGKTFLWKSFLRIHQRIHTGEKPYECNVCRKAYTWKSNLELHQRTHTGEKPHECNHCGKTFTQKSSLIIHQRTHTGEKPYECNECGKAYTCMSRLRGHQRIHTGEKLYECIECGKTFIWKSILRMHWRRHTQEKPYECNECGRAFTYKHHFRIHQRIHTGEKPYKCNECGKAYTQKSSLIIHQRNHTGEKPHECNECGKAFTCMSRLRGHQKIHTTKKPYKCIECGRTFLWKSLLRTHQRRHTQEKPYECNECGKGYTWKSSLELHQRTHTGEKLHECNDCGKTFTQKSSLIIHQRSHXGEKPYECNECGKAYTCVSRLRGHQRIHTGEKLNECIECGKIFVWKSVLRMHLRRHTQEKPYECNGCGRAFTYKHYLRIHQRTHTGEKPYECVECEKSFVWKSVLIAHQRMHARKKC